One window of the Rosa rugosa chromosome 3, drRosRugo1.1, whole genome shotgun sequence genome contains the following:
- the LOC133739833 gene encoding uncharacterized protein LOC133739833 isoform X2, translated as MAVPVFNLAPNLMVSRLCLGTMTFGEQNTLPESFRLLDQAFNSGINFFDSAEMYPVVQRAQTQGRSEEYLGRWIRERNIPRDSVVLATKVTGPSGQMTWIRDGPKCLDAANITEAIDSSLRRLQTDYIDLYQIHWPDRYVPMFGETEYDPTRQFGSIPIEEQLDALGRAVDSGKVRYVGLSNETAYGVMKFLQVAERGTHLPKIVSVQNSYSLLCRTFDSGLAECCHHERVSLLAYSPLAMGILSGKYFSPEGGPSDARLNLFRGKYSEGESRYNLTNPSIRAASMVHGIHSYCRKVRSSSSISCNCLCFESPSRSKYCLWSNPVMATSGSS; from the exons ATGGCGGTGCCGGTCTTCAACCTCGCTCCGAATCTGATGGTTTCAAGGCTGTGCTTGG GAACCATGACTTTCGGCGAGCAAAACACGCTGCCGGAGTCCTTTCGCCTCCTCGACCAAGCTTTCAACTCCGGAATCAACTTCTTCGACTCTGCGGAGATGTACCCGGTGGTTCAGCGAGCCCAGACTCAGGGCAGGAGCGAGGAGTATCTCGGCCGTTGGATTAGAGAGCGCAACATTCCTCGAGACAGCGTCGTTTTGGCCACCAAG GTGACCGGACCATCTGGGCAGATGACTTGGATAAGAGATGGCCCGAAGTGTTTGGATGCTGCGAATATCACTGAGGCCATTGACAGCAG TTTACGGCGATTGCAGACAGATTACATTGATCTTTATCAGATACACTGGCCTGATCG ATATGTTCCGATGTTTGGAGAAACTGAATATGATCCAACCAGGCAATTTGGTTCGATTCCTATAGAGGAACAACTTGATGCTCTTGGGAGAGCTGTTGATTCTGGTAAG GTCAGATATGTTGGTCTCAGTAATGAAACGGCATATGGTGTGATGAAGTTTCTTCAGGTGGCTGAAAGAGGCACTCACCTTCCAAAGATTGTATCTGTGCAG AACTCATACAGCTTGCTATGTCGAACTTTTGATTCTGGATTGGCTGAATGCTGTCATCATGAGAG GGTCAGTTTATTAGCTTACAGCCCTCTTGCAATGGGTATACTctctgggaagtatttttcacCGGAAGGCGGTCCTTCAGATGCTCGGTTGAACCTTTTCAGAG GAAAGTATTCAGAAGGGGAGTCCAGATACAACTTGACTAATCCCTCCATAAGGGCAGCAAGCATGGTACATG GAATACATTCGTACTGCAGAAAAGTACGGTCTTCATCCAGTATCTCTTGCAATTG CCTTTGTTTTGAGTCACCCTCTCGTAGCAAGTATTGTCTTTGGAGCAACCCAGTCATGGCAACTTCAGGAAGTTCTTGA
- the LOC133736482 gene encoding serine/threonine-protein phosphatase BSL1 encodes MSSKPWLYPAPTYRTLETYWDTDDDAPGARCGHTLTAVAATKTHGPRLILFGGATAIEGGAASSAPGIRLAGVTNSVHSYDVLTRKWTRIRPAGEPPSPRAAHAAAAVGTMVVFQGGIGPAGHSTDDLYVLDMDKFKWHRVVVQGQGPGPRYGHVMDLVAQRYLVTVSGNDGKRVLADSWALDTAQKPYVWAKLSPEGDRPSARMYATASARSDGMFLLCGGRDASGAPLADAYGLLMHRNGQWEWTLAPGVSPSPRYQHAAVFVGARLHVTGGVLRGGRAVEGEGAIAVLDTAAGVWLDRSGLVTSSRTGKGQNDYDPPLELMRRCRHAAASLGVRIYIYGGLKGDILLDDFLVAENSSFQSEINSPVSTSEKSPSLTSPRAFHANTSSFGVSPSSDGESEIPSSSGLSMDKNSMEKLRQASAAEAEAASAVWQAVQSQSSPPPEETSVSDDNSQIAETLSDGSDTEADVRLHPRAVVVAKEAVGNLGGMVRQLSLDQFENESRRMIPMNNDLSYPNKKFTRQKSPQGLHKKIISTLLRPRNWKPPVNRKFFLDSYEVGELCYAAEQIFMQEQTVLQLKAPIKVFGDLHGQFGDLMRLFDEYGFPSAAGDITYIDYLFLGDYVDRGQHSLETITLLLALKIEYPDNVHLIRGNHEAADINALFGFRIECIERMGESDGIWAWTRFNQLFNYLPLAALIEKKIICMHGGIGRSINSVEQIEKLERPITMDAGSIILMDLLWSDPTENDGVEGLRPNARGPGLVTFGPDRVTDFCKRNKLQLIIRAHECVMDGFERFAQGQLITLFSATNYCGTANNAGAILVVGRGLVVVPKLIHPLPPPLQSPETSPERVIDDTWMQELNIQRPPTPTRGRPQPDLDRNSLAYI; translated from the exons ATGAGTTCGAAACCATGGCTATACCCGGCTCCTACCTATCGTACTCTCGAGACCTATTGGGATACCGACGACGACGCGCCCGGCGCGCGATGCGGTCACACTCTCACCGCCGTCGCAGCCACCAAGACCCACGGCCCCCGCCTTATTCTCTTCGGTGGCGCCACCGCCATTGAAGGCGGCGCAGCCTCCTCCGCCCCCGGCATCA GGCTAGCGGGTGTGACCAATTCTGTTCACTCCTACGATGTTCTCACCAGAAAGTGGACTAG AATCAGGCCGGCTGGTGAGCCACCCTCTCCGAGGGCGGCGCACGCTGCAGCTGCAGTGGGGACTATGGTGGTTTTTCAG GGTGGCATTGGTCCTGCTGGGCACTCCACGGATGATCTCTATGTGCTTGACATGGATAAGTTCAAGTGGCACAG AGTGGTTGTGCAAGGACAAGGACCTGGGCCTCGCTATGGCCATGTTATGGACTTGGTTGCTCAAAGATATCTTGTTACTGTCAGCGGCAATGATG GAAAAAGAGTTCTTGCTGATTCCTGGGCTCTGGATACTGCACAGAAACCTTACGTATGGGCTAAGCTGAGTCCAGAAGGGGATAGGCCTTCTGCTAGAAT GTATGCAACAGCCAGTGCCCGCTCAGATGGCATGTTTTTGCTTTGTGGCGGAAGAGATGCTTCCGGGGCG CCTCTAGCTGATGCTTATGGACTGCTCATGCATAGAAATGGTCAGTGGGAGTGGACTCTCGCACCGGGAGTGTCTCCTTCACCAAGATATCAACATGCTGCG GTTTTTGTTGGTGCAAGATTACATGTAACGGGAGGTGTTCTCAGGGGAGGACGTGCTGTAGAAGGGGAAGGAGCTATTGCAG TATTGGACACTGCCGCTGGAGTTTGGTTAGATAGAAGCGGGCTTGTGACCTCCTCACGGACAGGCAAGGGACAAAATGACTATGATCCCCCTTTGGAGCTTATGCGTCGTTGTCGCCATGCAGCCGCATCTCTTGGTGTTCGTATTTACATTTATGGCGGTCTCAAGGGAG ACATCCTGTTAGATGATTTCCTGGTTGCggaaaattcatcatttcaatCTGAAATTAATTCTCCCGTATCAACTTCTGAGAAATCCCCATCTTTAACAAGTCCGAGAGCCTTTCATGCCAACACAAGTTCTTTTGGTGTATCACCATCTTCGGATGGTGAATCTGAGATACCCTCATCTAGTGGCTTGAG CATGGATAAAAATTCCATGGAGAAACTACGGCAGGCTTCTGCTGCCGAAGCTGAGGCAGCTAGTGCTGTTTGGCAAGCTGTGCAGTCCCAATCTTCCCCTCCTCCTGAAGAAACTTCTGTTTCAGATGACAACTCACAAATTGCAGAAACACTTTCGGATGGTAGTGACACTGAGGCAGATGTTCGCCTTCATCCCAGAGCT GTTGTTGTTGCCAAAGAGGCTGTAGGCAATTTGGGTGGCATGGTAAGACAGTTGTCTTTGGATCAATTCGAAAATGAGAGCAGACGAATGATTCCAATGAATAACGACTTATCATATCCTAACAAAAAGTTTACCAGGCAGAAGTCCCCACAGGGCTTACATAAGAAG aTAATATCTACATTGCTGAGGCCAAGGAACTGGAAACCTCCGGTTAATAGGAAGTTTTTCCTCGATTCTTACGAAGTGGGAGAACTTTGTTATGCTGCTGAACAGATCTTTATGCAGGAGCAAACAGTTCTTCAGCTGAAAGCTCCTATTAAAGTATTTGGCGATCTTCATGGACAGTTTGGTGATTTAATGCGCTTGTTTGATGAATATGGATTTCCATCTGCTGCAGGAGACATAAC GTACATTGACTACTTGTTTTTGGGGGATTATGTTGATCGAGGACAGCACAGCTTGGAGACAATAACTCTACTCCTTGCACTCAAG ATTGAGTATCCTGATAATGTTCACTTAATACGTGGAAACCATGAGGCTGCTGATATCAACGCACTCTTTGGTTTTCGTATTGAATGCATTGAGAGAATG GGAGAGAGTGATGGAATATGGGCATGGACAAGGTTCAATCAACTTTTCAACTACCTCCCACTGGCTGCactaattgaaaagaaaatcatCTGTATGCATGGTGGCATTGGAAGATCTATAAATTCTGTAGAACAAATAGAGAAGCTTGAAAGACCCATTACAATGGATGCTGGGTCTATAATTTTAATGGATCTTCTATG GTCTGATCCTACAGAAAACGATGGTGTAGAGGGTCTCAGACCAAATGCAAGAGGGCCTGGTCTTGTCACTTTTGGG CCTGATCGTGTCACGGACTTCTGTAAGAGGAACAAATTACAGCTCATTATAAGAGCTCATGAATGTGTTATGGATGGTTTTGAACGGTTTGCCCAGGGACAATTGATCACTCTTTTTTCTGCCACCAACTATTGTG GAACGGCAAACAATGCTGGTGCAATACTGGTGGTTGGCAGGGGGCTGGTTGTAGTTCCAAAACTAATTCATCCGCTGCCACCTCCTCTTCAGTCACCGGAGACATCTCCTGAACGCGTCATAGATGACACATGGATGCAG GAGCTAAACATTCAGAGGCCGCCAACTCCTACTCGTGGTCGACCACAGCCTGATCTTGATCGGAACTCACTTGCATATATATAG
- the LOC133739833 gene encoding uncharacterized protein LOC133739833 isoform X1 translates to MAVPVFNLAPNLMVSRLCLGTMTFGEQNTLPESFRLLDQAFNSGINFFDSAEMYPVVQRAQTQGRSEEYLGRWIRERNIPRDSVVLATKVTGPSGQMTWIRDGPKCLDAANITEAIDSSLRRLQTDYIDLYQIHWPDRYVPMFGETEYDPTRQFGSIPIEEQLDALGRAVDSGKVRYVGLSNETAYGVMKFLQVAERGTHLPKIVSVQNSYSLLCRTFDSGLAECCHHERVSLLAYSPLAMGILSGKYFSPEGGPSDARLNLFRGKYSEGESRYNLTNPSIRAASMEYIRTAEKYGLHPVSLAIAFVLSHPLVASIVFGATQSWQLQEVLDACKVELTSEVMVEINKVHKRFPNPCP, encoded by the exons ATGGCGGTGCCGGTCTTCAACCTCGCTCCGAATCTGATGGTTTCAAGGCTGTGCTTGG GAACCATGACTTTCGGCGAGCAAAACACGCTGCCGGAGTCCTTTCGCCTCCTCGACCAAGCTTTCAACTCCGGAATCAACTTCTTCGACTCTGCGGAGATGTACCCGGTGGTTCAGCGAGCCCAGACTCAGGGCAGGAGCGAGGAGTATCTCGGCCGTTGGATTAGAGAGCGCAACATTCCTCGAGACAGCGTCGTTTTGGCCACCAAG GTGACCGGACCATCTGGGCAGATGACTTGGATAAGAGATGGCCCGAAGTGTTTGGATGCTGCGAATATCACTGAGGCCATTGACAGCAG TTTACGGCGATTGCAGACAGATTACATTGATCTTTATCAGATACACTGGCCTGATCG ATATGTTCCGATGTTTGGAGAAACTGAATATGATCCAACCAGGCAATTTGGTTCGATTCCTATAGAGGAACAACTTGATGCTCTTGGGAGAGCTGTTGATTCTGGTAAG GTCAGATATGTTGGTCTCAGTAATGAAACGGCATATGGTGTGATGAAGTTTCTTCAGGTGGCTGAAAGAGGCACTCACCTTCCAAAGATTGTATCTGTGCAG AACTCATACAGCTTGCTATGTCGAACTTTTGATTCTGGATTGGCTGAATGCTGTCATCATGAGAG GGTCAGTTTATTAGCTTACAGCCCTCTTGCAATGGGTATACTctctgggaagtatttttcacCGGAAGGCGGTCCTTCAGATGCTCGGTTGAACCTTTTCAGAG GAAAGTATTCAGAAGGGGAGTCCAGATACAACTTGACTAATCCCTCCATAAGGGCAGCAAGCATG GAATACATTCGTACTGCAGAAAAGTACGGTCTTCATCCAGTATCTCTTGCAATTG CCTTTGTTTTGAGTCACCCTCTCGTAGCAAGTATTGTCTTTGGAGCAACCCAGTCATGGCAACTTCAGGAAGTTCTTGATGCATGCAAGGTGGAGCTCACATCCGAAGTAATGGTAGAAATCAACAAGGTTCACAAAAGATTTCCTAACCCTTGTCCCTGA
- the LOC133736483 gene encoding uncharacterized protein LOC133736483 yields MVSLKEIVPAAQNNIDTKFILLDKGSKTIEGHNKTCLALVADETAAVHFQLWGDECDAFEPGDIIQLANGIFSYNRNSLVLRAGKRGKVEKVGEFTMVFVETPNLSEIHWVPDPNNSKKYVQDAVISPHSRIFPPKY; encoded by the coding sequence ATGGTGTCACTGAAAGAAATAGTGCCGGCTGCACAGAACAACATAGATACAAAGTTCATACTTTTGGACAAAGGCAGCAAGACTATAGAAGGCCACAACAAGACGTGCTTGGCGCTTGTGGCGGACGAGACTGCCGCAGTTCACTTCCAGCTGTGGGGAGATGAGTGCGATGCATTTGAGCCCGGCGACATTATACAGTTGGCTAATGGCATCTTCTCTTACAACAGGAACAGTCTTGTGCTGAGGGCCGGCAAGAGAGGGAAAGTGGAGAAGGTTGGAGAGTTTACCATGGTTTTTGTTGAGACCCCCAATCTGAGTGAGATTCATTGGGTTCCTGACCCGAATAACTCGAAGAAGTACGTTCAGGATGCTGTGATTTCACCTCATTCGCGCATCTTTCCACCGAAATATTGA
- the LOC133739834 gene encoding histone H2AX-like has translation MSSPTSKGGRGKPKATKSVSRSSKAGLQFPVGRIARFLKSGKYAERVGAGAPVYLSAVLEYLAAEVLELAGNAARDNKKNRIVPRHIQLAVRNDEELSKLLGTVTIANGGVLPNIHQNLLPKKTGKGKGDIGSASQEF, from the exons ATGAGTTCTCCGACTTCCAAGGGCGGCCGAGGCAAGCCCAAGGCCACCAAATCCGTCTCCAGGTCCTCCAAGGCCGGCCTCCAATTCCCCGTCGGCCGTATCGCTCGCTTCCTCAAATCCGGCAAGTACGCCGAGCGAGTCGGCGCCGGCGCTCCCGTCTACCTCTCCGCCGTCCTCGAGTATCTCGCCGCTGAG GTTCTTGAGCTCGCTGGAAATGCCGCTAGAGATAACAAGAAGAATCGGATCGTTCCGAGGCACATTCAGCTGGCTGTGCGTAATGACGAGGAGTTGAGCAAGCTTTTGGGGACTGTGACTATTGCTAATGGTGGTGTCTTGCCTAACATTCATCAGAATCTGCTGCCGAAGAAGACTGGGAAAGGCAAGGGAGACATTGGATCGGCCTCGCAAGAGTTTTAG